One Campylobacter concisus DNA segment encodes these proteins:
- a CDS encoding citrate synthase, translated as MSSNTATLIDNRTGKSYEFPILKGTMGPDVIDISTFFSDTGMFTFDRGYTSTAMCRSAITYIDGLKGELMYRGYDIAYLAENKTFLDVAYLLLNKELPTNEQYASFKDELKKRSFIHEGMMKLFDAFPDKAHPMAILQAAVSALSAFYSDHLNMDKPEEYHEMAMRIIAKIPTIAAFSYRYSRGLPIIYPNLDRGFTENFLYMMRGYPYEHVDLKPIEIKALDTVFMLHADHEQNASTTTVRTVGSTHAHPYACISAGIGALWGWAHGGANEGVIRQLEEIGSVANVDKYIARAKDKNDPFRLMGFGHRVYKNFDPRAKVLKKMRDQLMDEIGISSELIKIANRIEEIALNDNYFVSRNLYPNVDFHSGLILKALGIPNNMFAVIFVIGRTPGWISQWIELKEQDTIKIVRPRQLYVGEANRTPK; from the coding sequence ATGTCATCAAACACAGCCACACTAATCGACAACCGAACTGGCAAGAGCTATGAATTTCCTATCCTAAAAGGCACTATGGGACCAGATGTTATCGACATATCGACCTTCTTTAGCGACACTGGGATGTTTACCTTTGACAGGGGCTACACCTCAACTGCGATGTGCCGCTCAGCCATAACCTACATCGACGGCCTAAAGGGCGAGCTCATGTATAGGGGCTATGACATCGCATATTTGGCTGAAAATAAGACATTTTTAGACGTTGCCTACCTGCTTTTAAACAAAGAGCTACCAACTAATGAGCAATACGCAAGCTTTAAAGATGAGCTCAAAAAAAGGAGCTTCATACACGAGGGCATGATGAAGCTCTTTGATGCATTTCCAGACAAGGCGCACCCTATGGCGATCTTGCAGGCAGCAGTCTCAGCGCTAAGTGCCTTTTACTCAGACCACCTAAATATGGACAAGCCTGAAGAGTATCACGAGATGGCTATGCGTATCATCGCCAAGATCCCAACGATAGCGGCCTTTAGCTACCGCTACTCACGCGGTCTTCCTATTATATATCCAAATTTAGATCGTGGCTTTACTGAAAATTTCCTCTACATGATGAGGGGCTACCCATACGAGCACGTCGATCTTAAGCCTATCGAGATCAAGGCGCTTGATACAGTCTTTATGCTACACGCTGACCACGAGCAAAATGCCTCAACGACTACTGTTAGGACTGTTGGCTCTACGCACGCGCACCCATACGCATGTATAAGCGCAGGTATCGGCGCGCTTTGGGGCTGGGCTCATGGTGGGGCAAACGAGGGCGTTATCCGTCAGCTTGAAGAGATCGGCTCGGTCGCAAACGTCGATAAATACATCGCTAGAGCAAAGGATAAGAACGATCCATTTAGACTAATGGGCTTTGGTCACAGGGTCTATAAAAACTTTGACCCGCGCGCAAAGGTGCTTAAAAAGATGAGAGATCAGCTCATGGATGAGATCGGCATTAGCTCAGAGCTTATAAAGATCGCCAACCGCATCGAAGAGATCGCGCTAAATGACAACTACTTTGTAAGTAGAAATTTGTATCCAAATGTTGATTTTCACTCAGGGCTCATCCTAAAGGCGCTTGGCATACCAAATAATATGTTTGCCGTTATCTTCGTCATCGGCAGGACGCC
- a CDS encoding cation:proton antiporter codes for MQLHQASELSILVVLAFIVFASPYISKILRIPVAPAEILLGAVAGYIGVVSNNEMFKLISEVGFFFLMFLAGMEIDLRMLINIDRKILRLGLIYLALIYALATALTLGLELSLLYIIIIPIMAVGMVFTLFKEYGKQQEWLNLSMLIATIGELLSITLLTFTAAYLQFGASINLWLTIGYLILFLAISVLSFKILDVLFWWYPGLKVVLMPHYDKDEKDIRLCIAVFFTMIALMLYLNLEVAFGAFIAGMFITTFFDHKKDLPHKLSSFGFGFLVPIFFIHIGSTFKLSSLGSSEVIKDAIFIFLAMLGTRVVSSLLFLGKLGFRGIFLFSVSQSMPLTLLIAVATIAHKSGEISDYSYSSFILASLAQAIIGAIIIKILMQSKSKE; via the coding sequence TTGCAGTTACATCAAGCAAGCGAGCTTAGCATCCTTGTCGTTTTGGCATTTATCGTCTTTGCTTCGCCTTATATTTCTAAAATTTTACGCATACCAGTTGCTCCTGCTGAGATACTACTTGGAGCGGTTGCCGGCTACATCGGAGTCGTTAGCAACAACGAGATGTTTAAGCTCATCAGCGAAGTTGGCTTTTTCTTTTTGATGTTTCTAGCTGGCATGGAGATCGATCTTAGGATGCTCATAAACATCGACCGTAAAATTTTGCGCCTTGGGCTCATCTACCTTGCGCTCATCTACGCTCTAGCCACGGCCCTGACGCTAGGACTTGAGCTTAGCCTGCTTTACATCATCATCATCCCGATAATGGCCGTTGGTATGGTATTTACACTATTTAAGGAATATGGCAAGCAGCAAGAGTGGCTAAATTTAAGCATGCTAATAGCAACTATCGGCGAGCTTTTAAGCATCACGCTTCTAACATTTACCGCTGCTTACTTGCAGTTTGGAGCGAGCATAAATTTGTGGCTAACGATTGGCTATTTGATCCTGTTTTTGGCTATCAGCGTGCTTAGTTTTAAAATTTTGGACGTGCTTTTTTGGTGGTATCCGGGACTTAAAGTGGTGCTTATGCCACACTACGACAAGGACGAGAAGGACATCAGGCTTTGTATCGCGGTATTTTTCACGATGATAGCCTTGATGCTATATCTAAATTTAGAAGTCGCCTTTGGTGCGTTTATCGCAGGTATGTTTATCACGACATTTTTTGATCACAAAAAGGACTTGCCACACAAGCTTTCAAGCTTTGGATTTGGCTTTTTAGTGCCGATATTTTTCATCCACATAGGCTCGACTTTCAAGCTTTCAAGCCTAGGATCTAGCGAAGTGATAAAGGATGCTATTTTTATATTTTTAGCGATGCTTGGCACGAGAGTTGTATCTAGTTTGCTCTTTTTGGGCAAGCTTGGCTTTAGAGGGATATTTTTGTTTTCAGTTTCGCAGTCTATGCCGCTCACTCTTTTGATCGCAGTTGCTACTATCGCACACAAATCAGGCGAGATAAGTGACTATTCTTACTCATCTTTCATCCTAGCAAGCCTCGCACAAGCTATAATAGGAGCTATAATCATCAAAATTTTAATGCAATCAAAAAGCAAGGAGTAA
- the crcB gene encoding fluoride efflux transporter CrcB, producing MLVNLLCAGLGGFIGAGCRFLAGELLKFSHFPLATLGVNVLGSFIIGVLFCLNLSQSVRVFLVVGILGGFTTFSSFSLDSVKFLLEGELIKGFLNIILNLSLCLIASYFGILLGKNL from the coding sequence ATGCTAGTAAATTTACTTTGTGCAGGGCTTGGGGGCTTTATTGGAGCTGGGTGCAGGTTTTTAGCTGGCGAGCTGCTAAAATTTAGCCACTTTCCGCTAGCCACACTTGGCGTAAACGTGCTTGGCAGCTTCATTATCGGCGTTTTATTTTGCCTAAATTTAAGCCAAAGCGTGAGGGTTTTCTTAGTCGTTGGCATACTTGGTGGCTTTACCACGTTTTCAAGCTTTAGCCTTGATAGCGTTAAATTTTTACTAGAAGGCGAACTCATAAAAGGCTTTTTAAATATAATTTTAAATTTAAGCCTTTGCCTGATCGCAAGCTATTTTGGCATTTTGCTTGGTAAAAATTTATGA
- a CDS encoding biotin synthase — MKTIMLCAICSVMQGNCGEDCTYCTQSAKAGADITKFKEKSVQQVVDEAKMAYKNHALGFCLVTSGARLNDKKTDYIASLARAVHKEVPNLMLIACNGMATYEQLCELKNAGVFSYNHNLETSREYFPKICTTHSWDERYQTNLDAKRAGLMLCTGGIYGVGESEADRVSFRASLKELEPFSSPINFFIKSDALRLDQPPLSADEALKIVRETKSALPETRVMIAGGREKILGERQYEIFENGADAIVIGDYLTAKGEKASKDIEELTKRGFSFASICH, encoded by the coding sequence ATGAAAACAATCATGCTTTGTGCGATATGCTCCGTCATGCAGGGAAACTGCGGCGAAGACTGCACTTATTGCACGCAAAGTGCAAAAGCTGGCGCTGATATCACGAAATTTAAAGAAAAAAGCGTGCAGCAGGTGGTGGATGAGGCCAAAATGGCTTATAAAAACCACGCTCTTGGCTTTTGTTTAGTCACAAGTGGCGCCAGGCTAAATGACAAAAAGACCGACTACATCGCATCTTTAGCAAGAGCAGTGCATAAAGAAGTGCCAAATTTGATGCTCATCGCATGTAACGGCATGGCGACTTACGAGCAGCTTTGTGAGCTCAAAAATGCTGGCGTTTTTAGTTACAACCACAACCTAGAAACTAGCCGCGAATATTTCCCCAAAATCTGCACAACGCACTCTTGGGACGAGAGATATCAGACAAATTTAGACGCAAAAAGGGCTGGGCTCATGCTTTGCACTGGCGGAATTTACGGCGTTGGCGAGAGCGAGGCCGACAGGGTGAGCTTTAGAGCGAGCCTAAAAGAGCTTGAGCCGTTTTCATCGCCTATAAATTTTTTCATAAAAAGCGACGCTCTAAGGCTTGATCAGCCACCTCTTAGTGCGGATGAAGCCCTAAAAATCGTGCGTGAGACCAAAAGCGCGCTACCAGAAACTAGGGTCATGATAGCTGGTGGCAGGGAGAAGATATTGGGCGAGAGGCAGTACGAGATCTTCGAAAATGGCGCCGATGCGATCGTGATAGGCGACTACCTCACCGCAAAGGGCGAGAAGGCGAGCAAGGACATCGAGGAGCTTACAAAGCGCGGTTTTAGCTTCGCAAGTATCTGCCACTAA
- the topA gene encoding type I DNA topoisomerase, with product MKSLIIVESPAKAKTIKNFLDKSYNVIASKGHIRDLPKTSFGIKIEDDKFTPEYRISSDHSAIVKEIKELAKGADEIYLATDEDREGEAIAFHIANAIGKEPTSLPRIVFHEITKSAIQNALKSPRHVDMNSVNAQQTRRLLDRIVGYKLSPLLNLKIQKGLSAGRVQSAALKIIVDREREIQAFKPVEYYTIDTVFKKDLDAELVKFENQKIEKLTIQNPDRAKYIIENLQNEKFSVREIESKDRKIQPSPPFMTSTLQQSASNRLGFSPKKTMMIAQSLYEGVQTNEGFMGAITYMRTDSLNLAKEAVAAAREHILQNYGKEYLPAKAISYTTSSKGAQEAHEAIRPTNLNFTPQIAAKFLEKDALKLYTLIYNRFLACQMSACVSQTQNVYVASEKGEFKISGRKVLFDGFYKVYGELDKDKILPNLKKGDEMSLQSIKSTQNFTEPPARYSEAGLVKKLESLGIGRPSTYAPTISLLTSRDYVRIEKKQLIPNEIAFSMIGVLEEHFSNIVDSEFTSHLEEKLDEIALDKADWQKVLSDFYYPFMEKISAGKTGIKSLKTATPIGEKCPECGSELVLRKGRYGEFIACSNFPKCKYSRNVAKDNEKSADAGTTVATKPKRELKKLDVPCPKCGGEIVERFSRRGKFYGCANYPKCDFISNYEPVAQKCDECGGDMIKKELKKGTFIECTKCKKKTLVSEN from the coding sequence ATGAAAAGCTTAATCATCGTGGAATCTCCTGCAAAAGCAAAGACTATCAAGAATTTCTTAGACAAAAGCTACAACGTCATCGCCTCAAAAGGCCACATCAGAGACCTGCCAAAAACGAGCTTTGGCATCAAGATAGAGGATGATAAATTTACCCCAGAGTATCGCATCAGCAGTGATCACTCCGCCATCGTAAAAGAGATAAAAGAGCTTGCTAAGGGTGCAGATGAAATTTACCTTGCGACCGATGAGGATAGAGAGGGTGAGGCGATCGCATTTCACATCGCAAACGCTATCGGCAAAGAGCCAACCAGCCTGCCTCGCATCGTCTTTCACGAGATCACAAAAAGCGCCATACAAAACGCTCTAAAAAGCCCAAGACACGTCGATATGAACAGCGTCAATGCCCAGCAAACAAGGCGTTTGCTCGACCGCATCGTTGGCTACAAGCTAAGTCCGCTTTTAAATTTAAAGATACAAAAAGGCTTAAGCGCTGGCAGGGTGCAAAGTGCGGCGCTAAAGATAATAGTTGATCGCGAGCGTGAAATTCAGGCATTTAAGCCGGTTGAATACTACACTATAGACACCGTTTTTAAAAAAGACCTAGACGCTGAGCTAGTTAAATTTGAAAACCAAAAGATCGAAAAGCTAACCATCCAAAATCCAGACCGCGCAAAATATATCATTGAAAATTTACAAAATGAGAAATTTAGCGTCCGTGAGATCGAGAGCAAGGATAGAAAGATCCAGCCAAGCCCGCCATTTATGACTTCAACACTTCAGCAAAGTGCGAGCAACCGCCTTGGCTTTAGCCCTAAAAAAACGATGATGATCGCGCAAAGCCTCTATGAGGGCGTGCAAACAAACGAGGGCTTCATGGGTGCGATCACTTACATGAGAACGGACAGCCTAAATTTAGCCAAAGAGGCCGTCGCAGCCGCTAGAGAGCACATCCTTCAAAACTACGGCAAAGAGTATCTGCCAGCCAAAGCGATAAGCTACACGACAAGCTCAAAAGGTGCGCAAGAAGCCCACGAAGCGATCCGCCCTACAAATTTAAACTTCACACCGCAAATCGCAGCTAAATTTCTAGAAAAAGATGCACTCAAACTATACACGCTCATCTACAATAGATTTTTAGCCTGCCAAATGAGCGCATGTGTGAGCCAAACGCAAAACGTCTATGTCGCAAGCGAAAAAGGCGAGTTTAAGATAAGTGGCAGAAAGGTGCTATTTGACGGCTTTTACAAGGTTTATGGCGAGCTTGATAAGGATAAAATTTTGCCAAATTTAAAAAAGGGCGACGAGATGAGTTTGCAAAGCATAAAAAGCACGCAAAACTTCACCGAGCCACCAGCTAGGTACTCAGAGGCTGGCCTTGTTAAAAAGCTAGAAAGCCTAGGGATTGGCCGCCCAAGCACCTACGCACCGACCATCTCGCTACTAACATCAAGAGACTACGTGAGGATCGAGAAAAAGCAGCTCATACCAAACGAGATCGCATTTAGCATGATAGGCGTTTTAGAGGAACACTTTAGCAACATCGTCGATAGCGAATTTACCTCACATCTTGAAGAAAAGCTCGATGAGATCGCACTTGACAAGGCTGACTGGCAAAAGGTGCTAAGCGACTTTTACTATCCATTTATGGAAAAAATCAGCGCTGGAAAAACTGGCATAAAAAGCCTAAAAACAGCAACTCCTATCGGCGAGAAGTGCCCAGAGTGTGGAAGCGAGCTAGTGCTTAGAAAGGGCAGATATGGCGAGTTTATCGCTTGTTCAAATTTCCCAAAATGCAAATACTCAAGAAATGTCGCAAAAGATAATGAAAAGAGCGCAGATGCAGGCACTACTGTGGCAACTAAGCCAAAACGTGAGCTTAAAAAGCTTGACGTGCCATGTCCAAAATGCGGTGGCGAGATCGTAGAGAGATTTAGCAGGCGCGGTAAATTTTATGGATGTGCCAACTATCCAAAATGCGACTTCATCTCAAACTACGAGCCAGTCGCGCAAAAATGCGACGAGTGCGGCGGCGATATGATCAAAAAAGAGCTTAAAAAAGGCACTTTTATAGAGTGCACAAAGTGCAAGAAAAAGACGTTAGTTTCTGAAAACTAA
- a CDS encoding AbrB/MazE/SpoVT family DNA-binding domain-containing protein, with product MIINLIQIGNSQGIRLPKAVIEQFGFKKISLEILKDGIFLRPVKQSDIDEWDTLELRKLAQSEKIDSGFEATNISDKEWQW from the coding sequence ATGATAATAAATTTAATCCAAATAGGAAATTCTCAAGGCATAAGGCTTCCAAAGGCTGTTATAGAGCAGTTTGGATTTAAAAAAATTTCTCTTGAAATTTTAAAAGATGGCATTTTTTTAAGACCAGTAAAACAAAGCGATATAGACGAGTGGGATACTTTAGAGCTTAGAAAACTAGCACAAAGTGAAAAAATAGATAGTGGGTTTGAAGCTACCAACATAAGCGATAAAGAGTGGCAGTGGTGA
- a CDS encoding type II toxin-antitoxin system PemK/MazF family toxin produces MSRYEIWFISLDPTIGAEIQKTRPCVIISPPQLDYLQTRLIAPITSKGFDAPYRVNFELLDKEAKILCDQIRCVSVDRFVSKVGELEGKQVEELKEILHQMFL; encoded by the coding sequence ATGAGCAGATATGAAATTTGGTTTATAAGCCTTGATCCAACGATAGGAGCCGAGATACAAAAAACTAGACCTTGCGTCATCATTTCACCACCCCAGCTTGACTATCTACAAACTAGGCTCATTGCACCCATTACCAGCAAAGGCTTTGATGCGCCTTATAGGGTAAATTTTGAGTTGCTTGATAAAGAAGCAAAAATACTTTGCGATCAGATAAGATGTGTAAGTGTTGATAGATTTGTTTCAAAAGTTGGCGAGTTAGAGGGCAAACAGGTCGAAGAGTTAAAGGAAATTTTACATCAAATGTTTTTATGA
- a CDS encoding flagellin B, whose amino-acid sequence MSFRINTNVNALNTHANAVSNNTDLSKSLGKLSSGLRIQTAADDASGLSIADSLRSQASALGQAIANGNDAIGIIQVADKAMDEQLKVLDTIKAKATQSAQDGQTTQSRQALQADIVRLMEELDNIGNTTSFNGQQLLNGTFSNKEFQIGAYSNQTVKASIGATTSDKIGLTRFESSKLLTVGAAGAVSITFLNVDGVNNVKAQAATLSFGLGKGVGALAENINKVAKETGVRATYDVTWVGNKAIAAGEMKDLEINGVKIGDISVKANDENGALINAINAVKDQTGVTASLDKGKLVLTSVDGRAIQAKSKADAANVANNMSAVFGYAGEGKNATSLGTALSTMFIGRLNLVKLDGRDIKMDTGNIGSKLSVAFSATKTGSNGGAQASVSLREIKGQIDKTLAAAMGFTRMNNSGAMTSNQAAGVMTLRGAMAVMSIAESAQKTLDQIRSDLGSVQNQLQATVNNITVTQVNVKSAESQIRDVDFASESANFSKHNILAQSGAYAMSQANSVQQNVMKLLQ is encoded by the coding sequence ATGAGTTTTCGTATTAACACAAACGTAAACGCACTTAACACACACGCTAACGCAGTTAGCAACAACACTGACCTATCTAAGTCACTTGGTAAACTTAGCTCAGGTCTTCGTATCCAAACAGCTGCAGATGACGCTTCAGGTCTATCTATCGCAGATAGCTTAAGAAGCCAAGCTTCAGCTCTAGGTCAAGCTATTGCAAATGGTAATGATGCTATTGGTATCATTCAAGTTGCCGACAAAGCTATGGACGAGCAGTTAAAAGTTCTTGACACTATCAAAGCTAAAGCTACTCAATCAGCTCAAGACGGCCAAACAACTCAATCACGCCAAGCATTGCAAGCTGATATCGTTCGTCTAATGGAGGAGCTTGACAATATCGGTAACACTACTTCATTTAACGGTCAGCAACTACTAAACGGAACATTCTCTAATAAAGAATTCCAAATAGGTGCTTATTCAAACCAAACTGTTAAAGCAAGTATTGGTGCGACTACATCTGACAAGATCGGTCTTACACGTTTTGAGAGTTCAAAACTACTTACAGTTGGTGCAGCTGGTGCAGTTAGTATCACTTTCCTTAACGTAGATGGTGTAAATAACGTAAAAGCTCAAGCTGCTACTCTCTCGTTTGGTCTTGGTAAAGGTGTAGGTGCTCTAGCAGAGAACATCAACAAAGTTGCAAAAGAAACTGGCGTTCGTGCTACTTATGATGTTACTTGGGTAGGAAACAAAGCTATCGCTGCTGGCGAGATGAAAGATTTAGAGATAAATGGCGTTAAAATAGGCGACATTAGCGTTAAAGCAAATGACGAAAATGGCGCACTTATAAACGCTATCAATGCTGTTAAAGACCAAACTGGCGTAACAGCTTCACTTGACAAAGGCAAGCTAGTGCTTACATCAGTAGATGGTCGCGCTATACAAGCTAAATCAAAAGCAGATGCAGCTAATGTTGCAAACAACATGTCTGCTGTTTTTGGTTATGCTGGAGAAGGTAAAAATGCGACATCATTGGGAACAGCACTATCTACTATGTTTATCGGAAGATTAAACCTAGTAAAACTTGATGGACGTGACATTAAGATGGATACTGGCAACATCGGCAGTAAATTATCAGTGGCTTTTAGTGCTACTAAAACTGGTAGTAACGGTGGCGCTCAAGCATCTGTTTCTTTGCGTGAGATCAAAGGTCAGATAGATAAAACTCTAGCTGCTGCTATGGGCTTTACTAGGATGAACAATAGTGGTGCTATGACATCAAATCAAGCTGCTGGTGTTATGACACTTCGCGGTGCGATGGCCGTTATGAGTATCGCTGAGTCAGCTCAAAAAACACTTGATCAAATTCGTTCAGACCTTGGTTCAGTTCAAAACCAACTTCAAGCTACAGTTAATAACATCACTGTAACTCAAGTTAACGTAAAATCAGCAGAGTCTCAAATCAGAGACGTAGATTTTGCTAGCGAGTCTGCTAACTTCTCAAAACATAACATCCTAGCTCAATCAGGTGCTTATGCTATGAGTCAAGCAAACAGCGTTCAACAAAACGTAATGAAGCTACTACAGTAG